The genomic interval CACCTATGTAAGAACCCTTTCGGAGGACGAGTTGGTGTTGTTTGCGGCGGTAACCGGAGATTTGAATCCGGTCCACCTTGATTCCGAATATGCCGCCGAATCCATGTTCAAGGAACGCGTCGCGCACGGAATGTGGAGTGGATCACTGATTTCTGCTGCGCTGGCTACCGTTATGCCAGGCCCGGGCACCGTCTATTTGGAACAGAGCCTGTCGTTCAAACGCCCGGTTAAATTGGATGACACTCTCACCGTCACGCTCAGCGTGCTGCGCAAAGAGGCCCAAAACCGCGTCGTCTTCAAGTGCGACGTACGCAACCAGAACAACCAGCGGGTGGTCACTGGTGAGGCCAGGGTGATTGCCCCCACAGAAAAGGTGTCTTTGAACAAACCCCGCCTCCCCAAAATCACCATTGAGAGCTAGTTGGCCACCTACCCCGGAAGGA from Marinobacter sp. LA51 carries:
- a CDS encoding MaoC/PaaZ C-terminal domain-containing protein, giving the protein MSDILDTLENITYNELNEGDSATYVRTLSEDELVLFAAVTGDLNPVHLDSEYAAESMFKERVAHGMWSGSLISAALATVMPGPGTVYLEQSLSFKRPVKLDDTLTVTLSVLRKEAQNRVVFKCDVRNQNNQRVVTGEARVIAPTEKVSLNKPRLPKITIES